From the genome of Haloarcula taiwanensis:
CTTCGTCGTGCTCTGTGAGACCGACCCCGACGCAGAGGGGCGGTACAACGGCTTCTCACAGATTCTCGTCGAGTCCGACCGCGACGGGTTCGAGGCAGAGAAGATTACGGGGAAGCTCGGCATTCGCGCGTCGGACACGGCAGAGCTCATCCTCAACGACGTGCGCGTCCCCGAGGACAATCTTGTCGGTACGCGCGGGGCCGGCTTCCTCCAGATAATGCAGTTCTTCGACGAGACCCGGACCGGCGTGGCCGCACAGGGTGTCGGTATCGCCCGCGGGGCCGCCGAGCGTGCCCTGGAGTACGCACAGGACCGCGAACAGTTCGGCCAGTCCATCTCGGAGTTTCAGGCCATCCAGCACAAGCTCGCCGAGATGTTCACCGAAATCGAGGCGGCACGGCAGCTCACGCATAAATCCGCATGGAGCGTCGACAACGACGCCGACCGGCTCACCGAGTTGGCGTCGATGGCCAAAGAAAAGGCCTCCCGCGTCGCCGTCGAGACGGCCGACGAGGCCGTCCAGATCCACGGTGGCGCTGGCTACGTCAACGACTTCGACGTCGAGCGGTTCTACCGCGACGCAAAGATTACCCAGATCTACGAGGGAACGACCGAGATCCAGAAGAACATCATCGCCCGGGAACTGCTCGGAAAGGGCATGACCTGAGCAGTCCCCGGTTGTCGACGTGAGACACCCGTCTCCCGAGGGTGCGCTCGTTGAGTGAGGAACGACAGCAGTCCAACCGCTGCTTTTTAAGCCGCCGAGTAACGTAGAGTAGCCAACTATGGGCGACCGAGTCCCACGCCGTGCTACTCGCCCGCTCCGGACCGTAATCAGTGGTTGCTCCCCCCGCCGCCGTTGTTGTCCCCGGTGACTCGGACCACGACCGACTGTCTCGTGTGCAGACGATACGCTCCCCCCACACTACACTAATGTTCGA
Proteins encoded in this window:
- a CDS encoding acyl-CoA dehydrogenase, yielding MDFQLTKEQRQIKDEIARFAENEIKPVATEYDTEEKFPREIVEKAAEMGLTGANIPMEYGGAGYDTLTNAIIAEELFAADPGIGLSIQSAAFGADALIGFGSEAQKEEYLEPVATGDAIMGAAISEPDTGSDVSSVSTQARKEGDEWVINGNKMWITNGSVGDYFVVLCETDPDAEGRYNGFSQILVESDRDGFEAEKITGKLGIRASDTAELILNDVRVPEDNLVGTRGAGFLQIMQFFDETRTGVAAQGVGIARGAAERALEYAQDREQFGQSISEFQAIQHKLAEMFTEIEAARQLTHKSAWSVDNDADRLTELASMAKEKASRVAVETADEAVQIHGGAGYVNDFDVERFYRDAKITQIYEGTTEIQKNIIARELLGKGMT